The sequence ATATATTGTGTGGCAAATCACCTTTCAATAAAATAATCTTAGATTTCATCGCCATGAGAATGTTGGCACATCATTTCTCTCCAAGGCAGATTGTATTTTCCAGTAGCACATTCTGTTCAAATTAGTGGCTGATGAACATTTAATAGCTGCGGATCTGCCTCGCTCTGTGAACAGCTCATCAGTTCCTCTTTGCTCACGGCATCGAGTaatttgttaatgttaatgagAAGGGTGAAAATGTTAATTTTTGTTGGTTATTACATATGATATCTGTTGGTTCATGTCTGAATGGGTTTTCCCTCTTAGATTGTTAGTTCATTGCAGTCTTAAATAATCCAGTAATAAAATGTGCAAGGTTATAAGCAATTAGGGTAAATTATGATTATGGGAGGCTAAATAAAAGCAATGCAATCCATATTGTCATTTGAAATGGATGCGTAAAAAGGTTATTGTTTCTATTCATACAAGCCATTCATTGCAGATCATTACTCCCAGACGAAATACAATGTTGGATATCAAAAATAGCAGAAAGTAATCTTAATTATACATTGTACAACGCTATATCCTTCACTTTTATTTTCGCCCATTGGTAGGTTGGATTGGAAGGGtggaaagaaatgcacttgAGTAAGAAACTGAACTCCTGCTTGCTCTTGGGAAACAATAAATGGCTGACACTGAGCTTTGATcactatatatacatatataaaatatattgtgTGTAACAGCATGACTGAGAGCTCAAAACTGCAGTCTGAAGAGCATCCCTAGTTTCAATCTGTTGCTAGTTGATAAATATGTGATATATGTTTCTTCAACATGAAATAACACAGAATGTTGCTCTGCGGTGTATCTAGGGAGTGACCTACCCAGCCTGTCATGGCATATGGAGTAAGTGGGCTCCTCCACTGGAAAGGAGTCGTCTGGCCACCACCTCCTTCTGCGGTAAATACGGGTTACTTCTCACGGTGGGCGACTGGCTTGTTATAGAATGGGCTCAGAATCGATGCTGTGCATATTTCCACGTCGGTTAAGATGTCTGAGCTCGCAGCTTTTGTGCTTTGACCTTTCGTctcactgtctcctctcttcttcctgatCCCTCATTCATGCAGGCTCCTATGCTGGTGCTGTGATCGCGATGCCTCTGGCTGGGATCCTGGTGCAGTATTCAGGCTGGTCCTCTGTGTTCTATGTCTATGGTAAGATTGATTCATGAGGTTTTgtgtgtgatgagtgtgtgtctgtatctgtgtgtgtgtgtgtgtgtgtgtgtgtgtgtgtgtgtgtgttagtaagTGTTGAGTGTAAGTGAGGGAATGGGAAATGGGGTCGATCCGATGATGACAAAAGAATATCTTGAAATATTCTCAGTTTTCCATTTTGAAGCTTGAAGCATTAAGATTTTGACTGTCAGAGAGTCCAGTGAAAGTCAAATGGATTTACCCAGGCAGGCTGGGTATTGATTTCCCCCCTCCCAATGTTTTGGTGTGTCAATAAATaccccgcccctctctctctccggacTGGATACAGTTGGCTTTCCTGTCTGGGATTTATTCTCTGAGGCATTTCGGAAAGATCAGGCTGCCAAACACTCTGTGTGTTCTTATGCAACTAATGCTGAGGTCAAACTTGCAGCGGTCCTTCCTCTGTAATCATCCAGAGTTCTGACACGATCTCTGTCTGTGATGTGCAGGGTGCTTTGGGATCGTGTGGTACATGTTCTGGATCTTTGTGTCCTATGAGAGTCCGGCTGAACATCCCACCATCACCGATGAGGAACGCTGCTACATTGAGGAGAGCATTGGAGAGAGTGCCAAGCTGATGGGTCCTAGTGAGGTGAGGGGATACCCGCCCTGAAATGAAGATACCCAACAAATAACATTCCCTTAACCCAATTGTACCTCTGTTTTCCAATCCAATGTGTGTAAAAGTTACTACAGGCGCCAACACATTTTTGAGTTATACCAAGCTGGACTTAAAGCCAAACATTTTAGGAAATCATCTCATTTGATATTGTATTGGAAGATGATCTGATGGCCTACTTTCTAGTGTCACTTCTACTTTCTAGTGTCAAAAACCTCTTCACCTTGTCTAGTcaagtcttgtttatttatatagcacacaaTCACAGTCAAGTCGCAAAGGGCTTTACACAACATCATATACTTCACCTCTCTTTTGTCATATACTCAGAGGCAGGGATGAGACATTATCAAACAGGTTatgcatatttatttttatgcacTGATGTTAACATTCAATCCATTATGATAATCCATTCCAGAAATTCAAGACCCCCTGGAGAAAGTTCTTCACCTCTATGCCTGTCTATGCAATCATTGTGGCCAACTTCTGCAGGAGCTGGACGTTTTACCTGTTGCTCATCAGCCAGCCTGCGTACTTTGAGGAGGTGTTTGGCTTTGAGATAAGCAAGGTGAGCCCAGATGAATCAATGAACAATTGAAAAGCATGAGTGAATAGATTATTTGGTAGTTGGATAGTAGCTTCAGATGCTATGGGAAAGAGCACAGCTAGTGTTGCTAAAAGTATTAGAGCCAAGCATGTGCCACTTTGTTCTTGGATTGAGCTGCAAAGTAATCCTGATGAACTGGTAAGTTACAGTACAATGCAAAGCAGTCTGTGGGAGTAATAATGAAAcatgcagaaagaaagaagttcACAAAGAATGTTATGCAAGTGAACATTATCACAAACGATGTAACAATGATATATTTAGGAAAAATGTCATGTGTTGCCTAGAAGAGAATAAGGAAAGCAGTAATCATAGAATAAGTGAATGACATGGGAAGAAAAACATCTTGATCTAACTGGTGTAAATTATTGTAAAATTTGCCACTTCTGCAAtctgaaaaataattttcattgTGCATTTCTGCAACCTTTAAAATCGTAGTGCACATATTCTGTTGCCTTACCATAACTGTGCATGCAGCTCagttgtgtgattgtgtgaccGTGGCTGTAGGTTGGCATGCTGTCTGCCTTGCCCCATTTGGTGATGACCATCATTGTGCCCATCGGGGGGCAGCTGGCTGACCACCTGCGCAGCAAGAACATCCTGTCCACTACCACTGTCAGGAAGATCATGAACTGTGGAGGTGAGAACTCCAGAACCGCGGCTGAAATATCATTTTCAACACCTCTCTCTGAACCGCTACAGGGTGTCAGATCTATactattcttttttttggttGCTCTTCACTGCATGACCAGATGGATTTGCAACAAGAGATGGGCATGATTATAGTTTTGTAAAAATCTATCTGTTCAATACTTGTTCACAAGTTGCCTCAATGATTGTGACTGTGCATTGATTTCATATCTGTCACTTATGTAATTGAGTGCAGACCATGTATCATGCCTAATTCAATTGGCACTGTGATGGCCAATAGCCgtgggctttgtgtgtgtatctgtgtgtgtgtgtgtgacctgctgTCTGCCTTTGTTAGGATTTGGCATGGAGGCCACGTTGCTGCTGGTGGTGGGATATTCCCACAGCAAAGGGATGGCAATCTCCTTCCTGGTCTTGGCGGTGGGCTTCAGTGGATTTGCTATATCAGGTTAGTAGAAGTACAACACTCAATCAGGACTATAGTTGTAATGATGTGGTCAGTGTTGGGGACTAGCTTCACTGCATGTGATGTAGTGGTCTAGTAGTTTAACATCAGGAGGGCCAGTGGATTTTAGGGGTCTAAGAGAAATTGAATTGAAGGGGTAAATTTAATtccaactactacaactataactGCTATTTCCTGTTGTGATTTTGGAAATCTAACAAATTtagtttgtacagaaagtgggtaTAAGAAAAGTCACTGAtgtacattttgaaagctgatatattttaattctaaaattcaaaacagcagtcagttGACGGTGGCCTGGCCTTTCTAGTATTAACTGCATTTATCAACACCAGTAGATTGGTGATAGTTCAAGTTCAACTAAATTCAAATTTGGATAGTGTTTTTCgtcatttttttgtcatgttgAGTCATTTTTAGCAAACTACTGCAACTACCAGCTATTTTAGTCTATAAAGAAAATAAGGGAATTgcttttttcatcattttagttatttattttaaattatttttcatcACTGACTCTCATGTCTTGATCCAACCTCCTTCtgaatttctttattttaagCTTGCGTACAACAGCAAGTTAACAGTCAAGTTTTTCAGTGAAGAGCCCAGATAGTGTTGATTGGTTTGGGTTTCAGTCCAGACTGACTGAAAATGTAGGAGTGATGGATATTACACCCAAAAGAAAGTTAACATTCCTTGCACTTGTTCCTGTGATGAACCCAGACAGGgtgtttggtttgtgttttctgtccagGCTCTTCTCTCTGGCAGGCAGCTGTCAGAGTGTGAGGAGTATAAACATAGTGAACATTCCTTGCACTTTATTTGAAATAACGTATAATTAACATCCTGATCAGTGGTATCTTTGCAGGCGAGTGATTTTGTATTATATCACATTGCAGATGTAGATATGATCATTTATTTACAAAGTAGTTTGAACTACTTTTTCTAAGTAACTTTAGTTAACAAACTGTATTTTACTATAGTTCAACTTCTTCCAATGTAAAATAGCTTGTAAACCTATACTTTCAAAGcagcttccccaacactggctCACTGATTTTGTTCTCTTTATAATGAAATGTAACTTGGATCAGCCATTCAATGTCCAGCCAAATGACCCCAGCTCAGAGCTTAATATATGTTTGCAATACTCATTATTGTCACATAGCCAATAGCTTCACTTCTAACATATTTCCTCTGAAAGGCAAAACATCCCTTTCAACCTTCTTCAGCCATTTATACAAAGGTTCTGCATGTTAATGCTCAGCTACAGAGGGATCCAGGTAGATTTCTCACAAGCAGCTCCTCACATCTCTTCCAGCATGGGTCTGTGGTTCCGGGCAAAATCCTGCTCCCTGCCTCTCGCCTGTTGTTCTTGAGCTTTCTCCTGGAGTGTTTAATAATTCAGTGTTAGATGTCCCAGGGGATCTGCCAGGCAGGCTGTGTGCAGCAGCGAGCGAGGACACTTACTcattcagccagtcagtgtgggggaggaggaggatgtgcaGCGAGTTGCTGCCTCTTTCTGCAACAAGATGGTCACCATTTGTGCTGCTTTGATCTTCGGCCGTGTCTTAGTTCTGTTGCTTTTATTGTATTACTTCATACACACAATATGTTCTCATATGTCAAAGTGTTTCTCCCCATTTGGCATTTGAATTAGGTTTCATAGTGTTGCCATAATTCACAAAGGGAAAAATGTATCACccatatttttcattctgagTTTTTTGTTTCATCAGGGTTCAATGTGAATCACCTGGACATTGCTCCGCGCTATGCCAGTATCCTCATGGGCATCTCTAACGGTGTGGGGACTCTGTCTGGCATGGTGTGTCCACTGATCGTTGGTGCTATGACAAAGAACAAGGTAAGGGGTTTTTCCCCTTTCAGACACCAACATACATGGCAGTTAAGAGGGAGGAATTATCAGGATCCTTTCATTTTATGTGTGTGAAGGGtctaaaggaaaaaaagaaaaatctgtggtaacactttctatgatgACCATTTAATACAATATAAGGGCATTTAAAATAAAAGCTTATAATACATtcataaatagatagataggtagataggtagatagatagatagatagatagatagatagatagatagatagatagatagatagatagaaatagACATATAAGCATGCATAATGATTTGTGAACATGATAAACACATacaatatatcatgatatattatACTGATACTCATAGCACATTATAAAATATTACAATTACTTAAAAAGTGAGATATAACAGCTTAATACTACAGATATTTGCAGCTGACTTAGAGCATTTCCTTATAATGTCACACTAGCAGCGCTTTAATCTTTTGGCCAATTAATTCTAGCTTTATTTTCCAATACCACTCTGTGTCCCCTTCCCCTTTGTCCTCCTTCAGACTCGAGAGGAGTGGCAGTATGTGTTCCTGATTGCCTCCATGGTGCATTATGGGGGTGTGGTGTTCTACGGGTTATTCGCATCGGGGGAGAAACAGCCGTGGGCCGACCCAGAACTGACCAGCGAAGAGAAGTGCGGCTTCATTGACGAGGACGAGCTGGCAGAAGAGACGGGCGACATCACTCAGAGTTACGGGGCTCTGGGCGGCCCGGCCAAGTCTTACGGTGCTACCACACAGGCGAATGGAGGCTGGCCCGGTGGCTGGGAGAAGACGGAGGAGTACGTCCAGGAGGAGGGACAGGCAGGAGGGTATGGCTACAGGCAGGATGAGGGCTACTCTTAGACCAAACACGCACTGCGTTCACTGACACATGGGTAGACTTATTTTCCTGAGTGTGCATCAAGTtagtcataaaaaaaaaggtgtcaacaaacaagaaacaagaaaaaagagaaactaTACAATCCATTGTTGTATGTTTGCACAAATTCAAATcgtaaaaaaaagatttaaaaataaGTTATTGTAAAAATTACTAAAAGATATCCAATTTAATAGAGGTGTAAAACATATCAAATTGGCAGgctgtaaatgtattattatgcATATGGATAATAGATATATTTATTTGGAGTGCAATTGTGTGTAACCATGTGAACCATTTTCACCTCATCAGCCAGGGGTTCTTGATCACGTTGAAGCCTGTAGGGTTGTAGATGCAGTCCGTATGAACTGACCCCTGATTTATCATTCTAACTGATTCTTATTACAGTACAATCCCTACAAGCCAGCCATTACAGTGTATAAATGTCACTGCACAGCATTGTAACCAGAAACTAGACACTCTGTTGACATAGGTTATACTGTATCTCTCCTGAATGCACTGAGAGTAGTGTGTCCTTTAATGCACAATAttgggaatttatttttttcttatcatCGGCTTCTGTGTTTGTAAAACTATGTCCTTAACACATAAGTGACCTGGCGTAGAGAAACTGTACTGATTTGAAGAGTGGCATAATGACCTTTGTGGTGAGCTGTGACAGTTACTTTTGGTTACAATGCATGAAAGGTAAAATGTTCAGATGTCTTTCAGATGTTTGCTATTTGTGATCCGTTTTGTAACACGTTACCTCTGCAGTTGAGAGTATGATTTTAGCAGTTGCAACCCATCACATCTCAGCAGTATAGTGCAGGAGTAAAGCCATTCTTATGATTATACTCCACATTTAATGTCTAGCCACTTAAAGTCAAGTCTTAATGTGTTGTTTAAATGATTTATTGTATAAAAGGTGAGTAAAGATTTATAAGAGCTTATAGATTACATTTAGATTCTGGTCATACCACTGCCCATCGCCTTGCTAGAATTATGTCTGGCATTACAAAGGGTTTGTGCAATGCAGAGACTTTGAGAAAGTATAGATTAATCGATCAGTATCAGAGTCTTAACTATATTATGGcagaaaattgaaaaatatgtaatgtttactgagaggaaagaaaaatatttcTAAGACTGGAAAAGAGACATTCAAAGTCTATGGATAAAGATATAGTTGAGACAATTTAAGAAGAGTCATTTTAATGCACATTTTAAAACTATAGGGGGATGAGTGCAAAATGTCTAATGATATGATAGATGCTTTGAAACGATGTGAACATTGTTTGAAAATGTCTATAACTAGCATACAGTTCACCACTTTGGGAGATTTCTCTGAACAGTTCCAGAGAAGACAGGGTGACCAATCACAAAAAGTAGGGACTAGTCcatttgtaataataatacaaatcgCCATGGTGTCGTCCTGTCTATACCTTTGGGAGTCTGGCATTGACCAGTGTACTTGGCTCCTGAATAGGAAGCACAAGCAAATACAACCCCCCTCTCAAATCTGTTTTGTCCTCATTCTGCACCCACACTGACAAGGTCTGAAGGGGCCGAGGGACCCAACCATCCTACGTTTCACTTGTCTGTGGCGACCTTAAGTCAGCACCTCACAATATAGATGTGTGTGGACGTGTATTTATGCATGGAACAAAGTGTTGTGTTCTCTTTACGTTTCCTTTTAGATTTCTTTAAActtaatttaaaatgtttaaacttatttgtctttgtctctcaaACTGTTACTGATGTGTCAATTTCTTTGCACAATTAACCAAAGGTGAAGTGAAGAGCTGGGTTTTAGCTGGAAGTCAATTTTTTAAGGGATTGCAGACCATCAGCGGCGAGGCTCCAGTCTGGCCCTCCAGTCTGCAGGTGGCACCAAACATAACTCAGTGTACAAAGCAATAAATCCATAGTAACAGTTCTTGTCAAAACGTCAGACATCATGAACACAGTCATTATGTAACtgttttttatgcatttgtttTCAAGTCGTGTTTTTGTGATAACGAATgtagaaaataaacacaaatacttgtaaagaaaaaaaaaacatagaaacatatgtatagaaatataataatagAGTCCAACACAAACATCtttgacaagaagaaaatgcaAGGAGTTTGTGACGGGACTGCTCACCAGATGAGAATGATAACCGGGGCTCCGCCTAAGAGACGGACGCCCTTCTTCTCCatgtctctgtttttgtttggtaCGGTCCTCATGGAGGCTGTGCTGTCGTTTCCTTCTCGCTAtaactgtctgtttctgtctttctctctatctctctctctgtccccctaaTTCCCTAATTTTCAGTTTGATTGATGCGTTTTATTCATTCAGTGGCTGGACTCCCTTTGCTCCACCTTTAACCACATGTACCTCCTTTCCCTTGTATACCCCCATTTCATTGTCACAATATTCAGTGACGTAAGGATTGTCTGAAACAGGTgattcaacattttcaaaaatgacaGATGTGCAACATGAAGTAATGGTTaaattttcctgtttttgtgcCTCTGAGTGAAGTTCCAGTGTGATTCTATGGCTTCTTTTGCTGTGTAAATTGAGAGGTTTGTTGATGTCAAAATGAAATACTCTATATCctgttttgataaaaaaaaggcaaacaaacaaaatctgtATGTGTCCAGTGTATCTGTTTTGGGAAAAATCAATGCACCAATTCCTACTGTAGTTCAACTTCAGTCAGCACTGAACAGCATAGCAACAGGCCTTGAAAAGTCACAGAATTAACACGCTCAATACAACcattatttacagtatttttcttttttcatggaCAAATGTTGTTTGGgagaatgaaatgtttttagaaCATTGATGTGTATTTTAAAAAGTCCACACCGAAACACTCAAAACTAAATTTCTTCTGTAAACTTTTACTTGCCCAGGGAATGTTTGCTGAGCATCAATTTGTTTTTCAGCAACAACCtgctacacactcacacagttacacacacacacacactcactcagcagTACAACCACCTCCGTCATGCTATTGGCCACTGGGCGGTTCCACTGGAGAAGTAGGGGGGGTTAAGTGTCTTTCTCAAGAGCGCCTAAGATGATAGCTGTTCCAGGAGGGCAGACTTTCCCAGCCAGgagattcaaaccagcaaccttacTGTGAAAACCAAGCCTCCCTGACCTTTAGGGCTTCCACTACACTCTGAATGATGCAgctcatttgcatttacttgacTTCTACTTTTCTACATATTCCgacaatttcaatttttttctctttatgtcTTTAGGAAGATTGAGATAATTCAGATAAACAATGCTCCTCTACATGTGCTAACCATGATACATAGATTTAATATTCTACTCACATATGCAGAATATAACAATTTCATTAATTATATCTCATGCTGAGGCTCAATTGCCAAAGCACAGGCC is a genomic window of Centroberyx gerrardi isolate f3 chromosome 1, fCenGer3.hap1.cur.20231027, whole genome shotgun sequence containing:
- the slc17a6b gene encoding vesicular glutamate transporter 2.1, with the protein product MESVKTRATAGVKEFAGKTLGHLHRVMEKRQKNGEVIELTEDGRPLEAPEKKPPLWDCTCFGLPRRYIIAIMSGLGFCISFGIRCNLGVAIVGMVNNSTIHQNGKIIIKEKAKFNWDPETVGMIHGSFFWGYIVTQIPGGYISSRLAANRVFGAAIVLTSTLNMFIPSAARVHYGCVIFVRILQGLVEGVTYPACHGIWSKWAPPLERSRLATTSFCGSYAGAVIAMPLAGILVQYSGWSSVFYVYGCFGIVWYMFWIFVSYESPAEHPTITDEERCYIEESIGESAKLMGPSEKFKTPWRKFFTSMPVYAIIVANFCRSWTFYLLLISQPAYFEEVFGFEISKVGMLSALPHLVMTIIVPIGGQLADHLRSKNILSTTTVRKIMNCGGFGMEATLLLVVGYSHSKGMAISFLVLAVGFSGFAISGFNVNHLDIAPRYASILMGISNGVGTLSGMVCPLIVGAMTKNKTREEWQYVFLIASMVHYGGVVFYGLFASGEKQPWADPELTSEEKCGFIDEDELAEETGDITQSYGALGGPAKSYGATTQANGGWPGGWEKTEEYVQEEGQAGGYGYRQDEGYS